Proteins found in one Tumebacillus sp. BK434 genomic segment:
- a CDS encoding NTP transferase domain-containing protein, which produces MKSGGVVGIYLSAGSGRRMGGDTNKIALPVGERHLGSFALAAALRSTLDHIFVVTRADDDLNWVDDALRQGAWSAKWTQAVCADADQGQAESLRCGLRAAMAVEARGAMVLLADQPLVPVGLIDRLHSAWLESWPEQPGKPKVVAASFQGIVRPPVLFAAAVFPELLKLQGDTGARELLRSRPSHLALRTVDVADAACFFDVDTPDDLSRLLRLHLHLHLEMGREAGSQ; this is translated from the coding sequence ATGAAGAGCGGCGGCGTCGTTGGGATCTATCTGTCGGCGGGAAGCGGCCGCCGCATGGGCGGTGACACGAACAAGATCGCGCTGCCGGTCGGCGAGCGGCACCTTGGCAGCTTCGCATTGGCAGCCGCGCTGCGCTCGACGCTCGATCACATTTTTGTGGTGACCCGGGCAGACGATGACCTGAACTGGGTGGACGATGCGCTGCGGCAAGGAGCCTGGAGCGCGAAGTGGACGCAGGCGGTCTGTGCGGATGCGGATCAGGGGCAGGCGGAATCGCTGCGATGCGGGCTGCGGGCGGCAATGGCGGTGGAGGCACGAGGGGCGATGGTGCTGCTGGCCGATCAGCCGCTCGTTCCGGTCGGGCTGATCGACCGCCTGCACAGCGCTTGGCTTGAGAGCTGGCCGGAACAGCCGGGCAAACCGAAGGTCGTCGCGGCAAGTTTCCAAGGCATCGTGCGGCCGCCCGTGCTGTTTGCAGCGGCTGTCTTCCCGGAACTCCTCAAATTGCAGGGGGATACCGGCGCGCGCGAACTGCTGCGCAGCCGGCCGTCCCATCTGGCGCTGCGCACGGTGGACGTGGCCGATGCAGCCTGCTTTTTTGATGTGGACACGCCGGATGATCTTTCGCGCTTGCTGCGTTTGCATCTGCATCTGCATCTGGAAATGGGTCGGGAAGCAGGGAGTCAATGA
- a CDS encoding B3/4 domain-containing protein, with protein MPRFIVEDDFWSLFPHAKIGTVICQGIDNSIRDVESYEDLLQKAHQEAHKFLKLEEFSSNPVVFVWREAFQKFKTKKGARCSIEALLKRVKNGSHIGTINPLVDIYNSISLRYGLPCGGEDIDTFVGDLRLTQANGGESFLPLGDTSNSSPYEGEIVYKDDAGAICRCWNWREAQRTMLTEYTKNAFLCIESIDEMRSDEFLMALEELSDLVSRNLGGTVKIEVLDINHKEITIFG; from the coding sequence ATGCCTAGATTTATCGTCGAAGATGATTTTTGGTCGTTATTCCCGCACGCAAAAATAGGCACCGTGATTTGCCAAGGGATTGATAATTCAATACGGGACGTTGAGAGCTACGAGGATCTCCTGCAGAAGGCACATCAAGAAGCGCATAAGTTTCTCAAACTGGAGGAATTCAGTAGTAATCCAGTCGTATTCGTTTGGCGAGAAGCTTTTCAGAAATTCAAGACAAAAAAAGGAGCAAGGTGTTCCATAGAAGCTTTATTAAAAAGAGTCAAAAATGGCAGCCATATTGGAACAATAAATCCGCTCGTTGACATCTATAATTCAATTTCATTGCGCTATGGGCTTCCGTGTGGTGGAGAAGATATCGACACTTTTGTAGGCGATCTTCGACTCACACAGGCAAATGGTGGCGAGTCGTTTCTTCCATTGGGGGATACTAGTAATTCTTCGCCATATGAAGGTGAAATTGTTTATAAAGACGATGCTGGTGCAATATGCAGATGTTGGAACTGGCGTGAAGCTCAAAGGACGATGCTAACAGAATATACGAAAAACGCATTCCTTTGTATTGAGTCAATAGATGAAATGCGGAGCGATGAATTTCTTATGGCGCTTGAAGAATTGTCTGACTTAGTGTCACGCAATCTTGGTGGTACCGTGAAGATTGAAGTGTTAGATATAAATCATAAGGAAATTACAATCTTTGGTTAG
- a CDS encoding PLP-dependent aminotransferase family protein yields MKTTIFAFTDSSPKYKQIYEQFKLLIEQGDIKVDEPLPSIRHLAQSLQVSRNTTLMAYEQLVAEGYIRGEGRVGFFVNEVEPLCFQEGRNSSHHEPIEPLSPVHIDFRADVVDQSHFPLQTWRRISNQVLTGKDSFRYGEPFGELCLREQISEYLLQSRGVRTDPHAIIIGSSTQQLLVYLGLVLKHDFSGMIVEDPGYDGAREAFQLNSFTLETLPVYETGADFSHLEHLKSRLIYVAPSHHSPYGVSMPIQQRHALIHWANKMQGYIIEDDYDSEFRYTQQPFPALASIDATRVIYLGNFSKCFLPGIRLSYMVLPQSLIDRYKNQFAHFESTTSLLSQFAMAKFMEAGEWNRHIKRMRLVYKRKMQCLVSELRRYFERDVSIIGEQSGLYLLVKVHLDRSEEWLIEQASIQGVRVYPTSRFFMKNRTDQPIIKIGFSNLSIEEIQFGVKLLKEAWS; encoded by the coding sequence ATGAAAACCACTATCTTTGCTTTTACGGACAGCTCCCCTAAATACAAACAAATATACGAGCAATTCAAATTGCTGATTGAACAGGGTGACATAAAAGTGGATGAGCCGTTACCCTCCATTCGCCATCTTGCACAATCGCTCCAAGTAAGTCGCAATACAACATTAATGGCTTATGAGCAGCTGGTTGCTGAAGGGTATATTCGTGGGGAAGGGCGAGTGGGTTTTTTTGTGAATGAAGTAGAGCCCCTTTGCTTTCAAGAGGGTCGCAACTCTTCTCATCACGAGCCAATCGAGCCGCTATCACCTGTTCACATTGATTTCCGCGCAGACGTCGTCGATCAATCGCATTTCCCTTTACAAACATGGCGGAGGATTTCGAATCAAGTCTTAACGGGGAAGGACAGCTTTCGGTACGGGGAACCTTTTGGTGAATTGTGCCTGCGCGAACAAATCTCAGAATATCTACTCCAGTCGCGTGGGGTGAGAACAGATCCACATGCAATCATTATCGGAAGTAGTACCCAACAACTGCTCGTGTATCTCGGTCTTGTCCTGAAACATGATTTTTCTGGCATGATTGTGGAGGACCCTGGTTATGATGGGGCTCGGGAAGCGTTTCAATTAAATAGTTTTACGCTTGAAACTTTGCCGGTGTATGAGACGGGCGCAGATTTTTCACATTTAGAACATCTGAAATCACGGCTCATCTACGTGGCACCGTCCCATCACAGTCCATACGGAGTAAGCATGCCCATTCAACAAAGGCATGCACTGATCCATTGGGCAAACAAGATGCAAGGATATATTATTGAAGACGATTATGATAGTGAATTTCGCTATACCCAACAACCATTTCCCGCTCTCGCTTCTATCGATGCAACGAGAGTTATCTATCTGGGAAATTTCTCAAAGTGCTTTCTTCCGGGAATTCGTCTCAGTTATATGGTGTTGCCGCAGTCCCTGATCGACCGTTATAAAAATCAATTCGCACATTTCGAAAGTACCACTTCACTACTTAGCCAATTTGCAATGGCGAAATTTATGGAAGCAGGGGAATGGAACCGCCATATTAAACGCATGCGTCTTGTATATAAGCGAAAAATGCAGTGCCTAGTTTCTGAATTGAGAAGATACTTCGAGCGAGATGTATCGATAATTGGTGAACAGTCTGGTTTGTACTTATTAGTCAAAGTACACTTGGATCGTTCCGAAGAATGGCTGATTGAACAAGCGTCCATTCAGGGGGTCAGAGTCTATCCTACTTCACGTTTCTTCATGAAAAACAGGACCGATCAACCAATTATTAAAATCGGGTTCAGCAATTTATCGATCGAGGAAATCCAATTTGGCGTGAAGCTTTTAAAAGAGGCATGGTCATAA
- a CDS encoding spore germination protein, translating into MPAIVGSFVINNNSSGGIIEVGDTFLISPKATSKFFNGAGSYLVGNVAITGTSANSTLVNDSDVIDSSTNTGV; encoded by the coding sequence GTGCCTGCGATCGTCGGAAGCTTCGTTATCAACAACAACTCATCGGGTGGGATCATAGAAGTTGGCGATACATTCTTGATTTCACCAAAAGCGACGTCAAAATTTTTTAACGGGGCAGGATCATACTTGGTTGGGAATGTCGCGATCACTGGAACGAGTGCCAACTCGACATTGGTCAATGATTCCGACGTTATTGACTCTAGTACGAATACTGGTGTTTAA
- a CDS encoding FMN-binding negative transcriptional regulator, with amino-acid sequence MYIPEHFVIKEVTAAYNVIQENSFATLFSMHNGVPFATHLPLTLNKDKTHLYGHFARPNPQWKDIQNQQVLTVFHGPHCYISPSWYETNKAVPTWNYVTVHVYGKVELLEDEQELVSSLNDMVLKYEAPDTSYRLQDVDAEYFSGLSKGVQGFKIKIEKIEGKAKLSQNHSSHRQELVIKQLEQIPFTDEQQIASLMKANLDQNV; translated from the coding sequence ATGTATATCCCAGAGCATTTCGTGATCAAAGAAGTAACGGCTGCCTACAATGTCATTCAGGAGAACAGTTTTGCAACGTTGTTTTCCATGCATAATGGAGTACCCTTCGCTACACATTTACCTTTGACGTTGAATAAGGACAAGACCCATTTGTACGGTCATTTTGCCCGTCCGAACCCACAGTGGAAGGATATTCAAAATCAGCAGGTCCTAACCGTTTTCCACGGTCCTCATTGTTACATCTCTCCCTCCTGGTATGAGACCAATAAAGCTGTGCCAACGTGGAATTATGTGACCGTTCATGTTTACGGAAAAGTTGAGCTACTCGAGGACGAACAAGAGCTCGTGAGTTCCTTGAACGATATGGTCTTGAAGTATGAGGCTCCTGACACTTCTTACAGATTGCAGGATGTAGATGCTGAATATTTCAGTGGGTTGAGCAAAGGTGTTCAAGGATTCAAAATCAAGATCGAGAAGATTGAGGGGAAGGCAAAACTTAGTCAAAACCATTCCTCACACAGGCAAGAGCTCGTGATCAAACAGTTGGAACAGATACCTTTTACAGACGAGCAACAAATTGCCTCTTTGATGAAAGCCAACCTTGATCAGAACGTGTAA